In Nostoc sphaeroides, the genomic window AAAAATCTTGACCCATCCTGATGGCATCATCGTACTCGATGCCGTGCTTAACCAGAAATTCTCGTTTGAATAGAGGCTTACTTATACCAAGATGCAACCCTGGTTGTCCATAGATATCAGTTTCTACAAAATAAACGATATCAATTTGGAGAATATTATCTATACGTTCTTCACTTTCTTGAATCAATGTGCTCCAAGGAGATGTTTCGCCATCGTTGATTAAATAAAGATCGTCAGCAATCATATCTGCATTTTTTTCATTTGCCAGTGACACAAGCTTGGACAATCTTTCGGGAGCATACCAATCATCTGAATCAAGCACAGCAATCCATTCTCCTTGGGCTGCTCTAAGGGCACGATTACGCGCAGCAGCAGCCCCAAGGTTTTCTTGATTAACTATTACTTTGAGACGTGGGTCAGTAAAACTTTTAGCGACTTCTACAGTTTTATCAGTTGAAGCATCATCGACTATGATAACTTCAATATCTGTGAGCGTTTGCTCTAAAACTGACTCTATTGCCTTCGCAAGATAAGCTTCAGTATTGTAAGCAGGGATAATTACAGAGACTTTAGGATTCATAAAACTGGACTCCAGACTACACGGTTCGGTAAAAACACTAAAAGTCTAACGATAATTTGATAATTTCTTATTTAGTATACAACTCAGTAGGTCAGCAAGAATAAACGATGACTCCTTAAGATCAGGCATGAGACATTGGGCGTTGAGGAAGCAGTGCATTGGCATTGTTTGAGCGGCAAGCTTCCAGCCTAGACGGACAGCAGCGCTACCTTTAGGTTGACTGACGCTCTAAGCTAACTTCCATTGTGTTAGTTAAAAAATGACCAGCCAAAATGCCACTACTGAGGTAATATCTATCTTCTGAAATTCGGTGTAGGGTTTCAAAGCCACTACGACGCTGACGATCGCCTATTACCCAATAACGCTGCACAATAGTATCTAAACCAATCCAGCCTTCACCTTCAATCTGCCCCAAAATACTATGCTGGAGTAAAAAAGTATACTGACGCTCTCCCTCATGCAGCCGCCCCTTGTATTGTAGAGATATTTCTGAGCGATCGCTACCAGGAAATATCAGTTTTGTAGCCATAGTAAACCAGTTATCTCGGTTCCAAGCTACCAAGGTCATACCCTTGACACTGATTGGCATACCATTACGTTCCAGCCAATTTCCTTGCATTGTCCAGCGTCCTGGTTCCAATAAAAAAGTATGAGCCACCTTATATATTCCCTGTCTTGATCGAGTGCCACCAAGACTATAGTTATAGCAGTGCTAAGTTGTGTTAGCGATAGCGGGGCGTTGAGCCGGTGTTGAGAAGAAATTTTTATCTTGTTTATTGTTCGTGTCTTAGCACTGAGTACTGACTTTGGTGAATTTCTCCCAAAAGCACTTCTTGAGATGCCCCAGTCGCAGTAGGTAAGTTGCCAGGAATACCCAAATGTCGCCAGTAGGCTAAAATTGCAAAGGCGATCGCTTCTTTAAAATCTGCACTCAAACCAACTTCATCTGTAGTCAAGACTGGTATTGATGGCAACAACAATTCTAATCGACGTTTCAAATACAGATTGCGACTACCACCGCCACATAATAGTACCCTTTGTGGCATTTCCGGCAAAAAAGTGCGGTAACTATGAACAATTGAAGCAGCTGTAAGTTCCGTGAGAGTTGCCAGTACGTCGGCAGCATTGAGTTGGTACGCTTGGGTATCTTTTAAACACTCATGCAGGTAGGTAACACCAAATAACTCTCTTCCAGTGGATTTGGGCGGCGGCAGATGAAAATAGTCTTGGTTGAGCCATTGTTCTACCAATGGATGGCAAGGAGTACC contains:
- a CDS encoding glycosyltransferase family 2 protein, which translates into the protein MNPKVSVIIPAYNTEAYLAKAIESVLEQTLTDIEVIIVDDASTDKTVEVAKSFTDPRLKVIVNQENLGAAAARNRALRAAQGEWIAVLDSDDWYAPERLSKLVSLANEKNADMIADDLYLINDGETSPWSTLIQESEERIDNILQIDIVYFVETDIYGQPGLHLGISKPLFKREFLVKHGIEYDDAIRMGQDFWIDMKCLIKGARFFLEPKPYYFYRSRPGSLVHKSQLSRLNQYLNASNSFMQQEVVKKNPALMRAMSYNNSVYKKHLAYLQVVEPLKEGKWLKALTEMAKNPYFFYDFISRLNNIIERRIQYYVMGNKSVFEISYNIQRERKTTN